The Acidobacteriota bacterium genome segment CACACACTTGGGCATGCGCTGGAAAGCGCTACCGGTTATACGCGTTACCTGCACGGCGAAGCCGTGGCTTGGGGCATGATAGCGACCACGCGCATCGCGATTCGTATTGGGCGGCTGAGCGAGGCCCAGGGCACACGTATCGTCGGCGCTATTCTGAACGTCTGTGCACCTCTGCCGGCATTGGTAGACGATGCTGGATTGCTGTTGCGGCATGCCGCGAGTGATAAGAAGACGCGGGCGGGGCGGCTGCACTTTGTTTTGCCCGTGGCGATCGGTAGAGTCGAAATCGCGTGCGGGATTGATGAGGCGGTAATCGCAGCCGCGCTCCAGGACGCCGCCGCTATAGCGGCACGCGCGCCAGTGGTGCGATGAATGTGATACCTGTGACCTGGAGCTTCAGGAGACGGGCGTCAGCGGTCACGAACAGATCCACACCGGCGGCGGCCGCACAGGCAAGCTGGATCGCATCCGGTGCTCGCACCGCGTGGCGGCTGCGAATGCCGGCAAAGATCCGCGCATGGCCGGGTCCAAACACCAGTACTGTTGCTACCGAGGATACGGCCCGCTCGTAGCGGGCGCACAAATCCGCCGCCCCCATCCGCGTGGGGCGCACGAGCAACTCCGCGACGCTGAGCGCGGAAGTGAGCAATTGATCGCCGCGCCGCGTCATTGCGCGCCTCAGGCTATCGGCTTGCCTGCCCTGTTCGCCAATGTCCTCGAAGAGGTATATGAAAACATTCGTGTCCCAGAAAATCCGGCTCATTCCCACTCGCTGCGCAGCCGCTCGACGTACTCATCGGCATGCTCATCTTTCCAGATCTCCCGCCCGCTGCCCTGCAGCGCGAGTAGCGGATCTATTGCTTGCTCTTTGCGGTGCGCCCAGTCGGCGTACCAGGGCAGCAAGCTTTGCCATTCTGCGGCCAGATGTTCTGAACTCGGCACAATTTTCCCTCCCTCGCGGCGTGGATCATATGGATCGCCGTCACGAAACAGCCTCCGCCGTCCGGGCGCGGATTCAAACAGCATGCGGTAGCGGCCGGGATTGGGTTTGCGATTGGCGACGTCGTGTTGCTGAATATGCTGCCGCACGCCCGGCCGTCTGAAGCCCAGTTCCTCGGCACGCCGGCAAATCTCCTGGACAGAAAAATCTTCCTGATCCGGCCGGTCGCGCTGCAGACTCGCGGTCGCGACCCATGCCTCATCCGCTACCTTGGTTTCAGTCCCTAGGTTCATTTAAGTCAACCTGTTAAACCAAGTATAGCAGGAGCGACTTTTATGTTGATGGCCGCCGGAAAATAATTTGCAGCCTTTGGCGCCATTCTTCGTTCAGACCGATCAGTTCGCAAGGTACGTCCGGCGAAAACCAGCGGGTGAGCAGGTGCGTTTTGGGGTGCCAGCGCAGGGCGGGCGCAATCATCCAGAGCAGGGGCGGTTGTGCACTGAGCGAATGTCCGGCGAAATAGCCCAAGCGCTCAAAATCGCCTTGGAGCTGATGCTGGCGCACCTGGAGCCAGTAAAGCAGCGCCTGGAGAGGAAACTCCAGATTTTCACTCGTCTTGAGTTCGAGGACGATTAGGCGGCCGTCTTGGTCGAGAGCCAGCAGGTCCAGTACACCGGCGCCAGCGGGGGTGGCGATAGGGACTTCAGCATACACGCGGCGCGAACGAAGGCGAGCGTCCAGAGCAGATGGATCGTGGCGCAGCAGGTGGGCGAGCCATCGTTCCGGTTGAAGAGCGTAGAGGGGCAGGTTGCGATGGCCGCCGGGAACGCGCGCCATGGCCACCGCGGCCAGCCAGTGGGAGAACAAATCATCGGTGGCAGGCAGCAGTGGGGTTTGCTCGCCGGCGGTGCCGAAGACAAAAGGGGCTAAGGCGGGATCGTTGCTTTCCCGAACGACCTCAAGTCCATAAACGGCAATGTAGCCGTAGCCATCAGGCGAGGTCTCCCAGGTTGCCTGCGGACAGTGGGAACGAACCCGAGCCAGCAAATCGGTTGCTTCAGCGCCGGGATCGTTCGCGGCGGGCACTCGGCGCAGGACCGACGTACTGTTGCCGGCGTCGGACAGTGCCACCGGGTCGAGCCGGGCGGCCGAGCGATCCCAGCGATAGCACTGCAGCGGCGGGGCGACGCGCAGCCCCGGGCGCAGCAGGCGCAGCCAGGTTTCGCCGCCCGGAGGCAAAATGAGCCGCACGGCTGCTAGAACAGAACGCGGTTCGCGCTGACGGCATTGTTCGGCCCAGACCAGCGCCTGAGCTAAGGCGGTCAGCACACCCGCAGCCGCTGGCGATCCGCTGCTTTCTCCATCGAGGGCGACGCAGACCAACAGCTGCTTTTGCCGGCGGTATAGGAAGCGCTGAATGGGGCTGCGTTCCGGCGTGGCGCCATGCTCTGGAGCGAGACTCCAGCCGCGCCATTCCTGCTGGGCGCTGGCGGCGATGGCCTGGCGAAAAGCGAGCCGATCGGGACCGGCGCAAGCGGCCGCATGCGCGGTCGAAAGCGTCAGGCGCGAGGGGCGGGTCCGGCCGAGACGCAAGACGTCCAGTTCCAGGCGCTGGTTGCCCTGATGATGTACGCCCAAGATGCGGCGCACCAGGTTGGCGTCGGGACTCCAGAAATGCCCAACCAGCTTTTGGGCATCGGGGTGAAGAGCGTAGCCGGTGTGCTTCCCCCCGAGTCGAGTCAGAGGCCGCCCGGCTTCGCTGAGCTGGACTTCCGGGTGGTCGAGAAAGAAGGTGCGGAGTACCTCTGCGGTACGGGCAGGGTTGGCGGGCGGGGGAGAGGTTGAAGGGTTGGGCCCCACGTTGTCAGGCTAGCGCGCCGTGGGAATGATGGCTTCCCCCCGGATGGGTGTAGTGGCTCGCCACTTTTTGCCCTGGTCGCTCCCGTTGGTCGCTTGGAGTGCAGGCTTCGATTCCCGGCAGGGTCCGCCCGCTGGAGCACAGAGCTCCTCCGAGCTGCCGCCAGGGGATGTTGATAAAATTGGGGGAACAGCGATGGCGACTCATTTACAGCCTGCGGTTCCTTCGCCCGTGCCCGCGGATGAGACGGAGCTGGTGGAGCGCGCGCAGGGTGGCGACCTGGCCGCTTTTGAAATTCTCCTGGGCCGCTACGAGCACCGCATTTACCGGCTGGCGCAGCGGATGATGGGCAATGATGCCGACGCCGAAGACGTGTTGCAGGAGACCTTTCTTAAGGTTTTTTCGCGATTGCGGCAGTTTCAGCGGGAATCGCGGCTGTATACCTGGATCGTGCGGATCGCCGTCAATGAAGCGCTGATGAAGCTGAGGAAGCGGCGCGGGAACGTGGTTTCGCTCGATGAAGATATCCCTTCGGAGGAGGGAACCATTAGCCGCGAGTTTGCCGATTGGCGGCCCGATCCGGAACAGCAGTATCAAAGCAGCGAGTTGGGAGCGATCCTGCAGAAATGCCTGGATGCGCTGACGCTACCCTACCGGCTGGTGTTTCAGTTGCGCGATGTCGAAGAGTTATCAACGGCCGAGACCGCAGAGGCTTTGGGGATTAGTGAAGCGGCAGTAAAATCAAGACTGCTGCGCGCCCGCTTGCAACTGCGGGAGAGGCTAGGCCGCCATTTCGGTGTGGAAGGAGCTTGACGTGGACTGCAGTACTTTTGTCGAGCACTTATGTGGGTATCTGGATGGGGAAACCAGCATTGAGCTGGTGCAGCATCTACACACCTGCCGCACGTGCCGCCAGCTTGCGGAAAGTTGCCAGGCGACCATTCGCTTCTATCGGGCCGAGCCCGCGCCCGAGTTGCCGGCCGCGATTCATCGGCGGGTTATGGATCATTTGGGCCGCCAGATGCCACCTTTCCGCCGTGGCACGCATCCGAACAAATAGAGGGGTGTGCGATGGCTTTTGTCGTTTTGGGATGTCCGCATAATCACCTGAGCTTTCCCATCGTGACCCATGAAGCGAACCCGCCGCGGCCGCCAGCGGGCCAACCCGAACCCCGCGCCCACGTTACCTGTCTCGATTGTGGTCGGGAGTTCTGGTACGACTGGAGCCGCATGCGCCGCCTCTCGGCGCGCGTGCCTATGGTTGCACAGCCGAACCGGGCGGCCTGAGCGGCCGAGAACTCATCCGGCTTCGGCAAGGCCGTAGCGGCGCTGCCAGCGCTGCTGGATGGCAGTGATGAGCGCGCGAAGTTGCTCACTGTTGGCCTGATCCAGGTAGCTCCGTGCCGCTGCGCGCGCGGTTTCCATCAGATCCTGGTCACGCACGGGCTCGGCGATCTGAAATGCCGGAATGCCGCTCTGCCGGGTGCCGAAGAATTCGCCCGGCCCGCGCAGTTTCAGATCTAATTCGGCCAAGGCGAAACCGTCGGTGGTGCGCGCGAGCGCCTGCAAGCGCTGGCGGGCGGTGGCGGTCTCGCCGTCGCCGTGCAGCAGGAAGCAATAGGCGGACTCGCGGTTAGCTCCGTGGGGCATGGGGCGACCGACGCGACCGCGCAACTGATGAAGTTGCGCAAGGCCGAAGCGTTCGGCGTGCTCGATGACCATGAGGGTGGCATTGGGGACATCGACGCCGACTTCAATGACGGTGGTAGAGACGAGGGCCTGGAGCTTGCCGTCGCGAAAGGCATGCATGACGGCGTTTTTTTCTTCGGCCGGGAGGCGGCCGTGAAGCAGACCGATGTGTAGGTCGGGATAGAGCTTCCTCAGGCGGTCAAACATTGCCAGCGCGGGTTTGACTGCCAGAGTTTCTGACTCCTCGATGATGGGGTAGACGAAATAGGCCTGACGTCCCGCCTGAATGCGCTTCCGCACAAATTCGTAGACTTCGGTGCAGCGGCGCTCGGCGACAACGCGCGTGGTTATAGGCCGCGCACCCGGCGGCGCTTCACGCAGGAAGCTGGCATCGAGATCGCCGTAAAGAGTCAAGGCCAGCGAGCGGGGAATCGGGGTGGCGGTCATGACCAGCACGTGAGCCGCCCATTCGCTGCCCGCGTCTTTATGCATCAAGTGAAAGCGCTGCAGGACGCCGAAGCGGTGCTGTTCGTCCACAATGACGAGGCCCAGGCGCGCGAAACGGAACCCGCCCTCGATCAGCGCATGTGTGCCGATCACCAGATGCGGTTGCATAGTGTTGGACTCGGCGCGGCGGCCG includes the following:
- a CDS encoding PIN domain-containing protein; the encoded protein is MSRIFWDTNVFIYLFEDIGEQGRQADSLRRAMTRRGDQLLTSALSVAELLVRPTRMGAADLCARYERAVSSVATVLVFGPGHARIFAGIRSRHAVRAPDAIQLACAAAAGVDLFVTADARLLKLQVTGITFIAPLARVPL
- a CDS encoding sigma-70 family RNA polymerase sigma factor; protein product: MATHLQPAVPSPVPADETELVERAQGGDLAAFEILLGRYEHRIYRLAQRMMGNDADAEDVLQETFLKVFSRLRQFQRESRLYTWIVRIAVNEALMKLRKRRGNVVSLDEDIPSEEGTISREFADWRPDPEQQYQSSELGAILQKCLDALTLPYRLVFQLRDVEELSTAETAEALGISEAAVKSRLLRARLQLRERLGRHFGVEGA